The Carassius auratus strain Wakin chromosome 30, ASM336829v1, whole genome shotgun sequence region taacaagtgtctcagccctcaagggactatttaggagcttattcctgcttgaaaagcaaaacgttattgatattgtaaaaaacaacaactttgaaacacatgctgattgatggactagcattactaaACATTACCTACTACCTTCCAGCAATGCTACATTCagtgaaggtaaaatagtaaaaaacatagttcatttaaatgaaaccagaaaatgtcaaaaaaatatccCACCCTACTTATGAAGATCTTtacactgtaatatatgttgcattttgacatTACCAACCTTTAAtttaagttgacagtaagtaaaAGTATTGacagtattgagcattgagtagttgagtattgtgcatttttccttaccactatttcttaataattgtttaatgattttaatggaaccgaAATAAGAACCGGAACCGTTAGGTGGAATCGGAACCGGAAAATTTctaacgattcccaaccctactAAGGAATAAAACGTCATAAATAGACAAACAGACatacatttcaaaagtttgggttcagaacGATtagttttatgtttctgaaagtcTCTTAGGCTCACAGAGTTTACATTAATTGggtaaaaacacagtaaaacagtaattaattaattacaatttaaaataccttttttctattttttatatattgtgaaaggtaatttatttctgtgatgtcaaagTAAAAATTACACCATTCAGTCTTTAGTGTTACACGACCCTTCAGAAATCCTTGTAGTACAAAAATGTttcatcatcaatgttgaaaactgttgtgctgcttaatatttttgttgaaaccctaatgctgtcaaacgattaactgtgattaatcgcatctaaaataaaagtttgtttacataatatgtgtgtgtatgtgcaaatgtattatgtgttttatatatatatatatatatatatatatatatatatatatatatatacacatacatacatacatacatacatacatacatacatacatacatacacacatacacacatacacacacacacacacacacacacacacacacacacacacacacttatgctgcgatgcccggggagcagttggttcGCTCCTGAGGAtgcacttttaaaaagaaaagaaaatatggtCACAGACTTGTATCTTTATTAGTTTGTGCTGCTCTCTGGAGCATCATGACATTTGCTGCTGCTGGGGCTAATAATAAAAGTTATGGCACCATGAGGACTGTATTGATTCAGCTTTCAGGTTTAATCTTCACAGATGTGAAAGGATCCAGAGATGTTGCGCAATAATCCCTCACCTGTGCTGAACTGCCAGGTAATCTTACACCACCAAATTTACCGGAACTGTTCCGCATACAACAGTCAgcagaaaagtgtttattatgtttgaaatatggatatttttcttacaaaaatgcatggaatcGATACAGGAGGTCTTTATACATGCCCCACAGCCGTGTGAGgtatgttttattatggatgtgcaCTCTTTATTTGACATGTTTTGGACTGTTAAAGAGAAACACCCACCCCCTGCAATAATAACCCTTGGAATagagttatttttaatataacttcgattcgtctgaaagaagaaaggctTATACACCCTAGGATGGCTCGAAGGTGAGTAAAACaggctaattttaattttggggttaactaaccctttaaaggggtggttgacttTTTTCTAGagttgattgtgtttatgggttGCAGTCTAATATGTGTTCatgctttgtttttataaaaatgcattattgtacacataatttacctttttttcacaccgatctgtcccttctctgacTTACGACTTGAttatttcctgttattatgaagCCCATCCCTCAGATATATGCAATACAGCTGGCTCAGTATGTTGTGATTTGCTAATCCGCCTCTACAGCGTGTCTGGACATCCGCCTCTCAATCTCAGAATGTGCTCAGGCTGTATTGTAAGCAATATAGAGGACGTCATTGTTTATCAATTAGAGCCAGATTGAGAAGCAGAGAATATTAATGAAGAGGATCGCACAGAACATGTGCAAGCACAGCTCTTAATGGTATATTTGTTTACTGtggtctcatacttttagatatgctgttgtttgtaaatgctactgcttctgttagcttttaatacaaggttttattctgattaaagctttaataaagCACAGCAACCATACACATTCACAGTATAAAGCTTCTTGATTCAGATGTCCCTATTCGATTCAATTtagattcacaagctctcaattAAATTCTAttcttgattttatatatatatatatatatatatatatatatatatatatatatatatatatatatatatatatttagtgaatatagtttttatataaatgctattgagatttgtaaaaaataaaccgtaaacatcagtttacaaatggtgaatttataaaaagaacaattaaattaccttttttctttttaatcctttttttaaacaataatggtGTCATAAAATGTCCTTAATTTTTCTGGTAAtcagatgaaggcataaaacTATTTAATTCATCCTAATGGAATGAAAAACCCTTTTATATTTTGGAAAACAAAGTGCTGAACGACAGTTAAAATTAAAACGAAAAATTGTATTGTTCCTTTAAAACTAAAGAATTTtatgggggtgaaatgctatttcatgcatactgagttttttacactgttaaagagttggattcccatgctaaacatggacaaagtttcaaaaattaatttgtatgtttgaaggagtatttttgttccaaaaatactacttccggtttgtcacaagttttggaaagtttttttcgagtatggctctgtgtgacgttagatggagcggaatttccttatatgggtcctaagagcacttctgccggaagagcgcgcgctccctccCGTATAgcagtgtttttggttgccagggcaacacaaccctgcacagattaccaaaagagaaacagcattaagggaccagtggatggagtttatttttacagagcatcaacggagttgtgcaagtgtttgtgtttgttcccctgcatttcgaagatgcttgttttacaaacaaggcccagtttgatgtcGGATtcgcatatcgtttatttcttaaggataatgcagtcccaacgaaaaagggtcacgattgtgtgttggaatcgcaggcggtgagtaaaactgcttcaaatatctctgtgttgttaacttggctatcggcgtcaagtaaacaacatgcgatgttgtcatcaaactgcactttccacatgtacagcttaataaaaaaaaaaaaaaaaagacgacaaagtggaacttagtcattttccaaaaccgctaagcaaatatataaagtttcaatacataccacatagagacgctgttgctGATGCtgttcttgttaaatttcagcctctggatcataaatatacgctgaatctgaatgttagccatggtttgttttggttgtttttttcctcacggtaatgtcacagcttccaaacgctcaacgcaaaagcctactggcgctcatgattctttagctccgcccacacgccacgcctccagccgtcgtgtttttccgggaaaaatcggtacagactatatttctcttatgaatataataaaactaaagacttttgagttatgaaggatgcagtactactctataggtactaatttaacaggatattgagtgaaaacgagcatttcaccccccctttaatatttatCAGTAGTAGTGGCACTGTTGTCACATTGAGTCTTAAGACTGCTAAATAGCAATATATTTTTGACAGTTTcttctaggggtgtaacggtacgcaaaaatcatggttcggtatgtacctcagttttaaagtcacggttcggtttattttcggtacagtaagggaaagaagtggaaacattaaactgcaggttgttcattactataaactttttttttacaatttgtttacaatttaaataagttttaataaaatgtatatataaaatttaaaaagaataagaaataaaatactgctgcaaagttctccactaaataaaatactctcagtctcaaaccaatatcatattataaaataatgaaaaatataaataaataactatgattacagtgcagcattaccaatcccagcttgtaggcctgttcatatttaaaaaatatataacttttccaaagtgtaaagttgaAGCAACAACAGTTtaagtttttagacctgctcagatttcgttattgcgttggccccattggaattaagagcaaaggtctgtttaaatgccgacgggagctgcgtttgatttacaatctttttttttcctagttgtagtgatgttcacactcgcgtgatgccttttgaaaaccttagaccggtgacacactggcatattgcacctgtcaaacatagtctattttgccatcaatactgatgacggtgtcctttatcagtaggctttatatttatgctcaacatgaagtatagatattgttgtcgtgaagacaagatcctggtctgtcggcggtctccctctgtcacctacagtagcagcagcgcaccATCGCCACATCAGGCaagattctggtgtgtaaagacacagacaaccgtaccgaaagccctgtgcCAAACgttccggtacgaatacacgtaccgttacacccctagtttcTTCACATTTAAACTTATTTGGACGGTTTGCCATGAGTAACTTGCAgctgctgtgtatgtgatatgacggTAGTTCTGTCAAATTAAACAATGAAACAAATCAGCATAGCGCCATTTTGACATCTTATTTGGCACTCCATGGGACAGTAGCCTACTggttttcctcaaaaatatcttaaattgtgttccaaagacgaacaaagctttaacatgtttagaacgacatgggggtaagtgattaatgacaaaattttggggtggagtaacccttcaAACAGATCTTTTAAATATTTGCTGAACTAAGTATCGGAAAACATCAATTCATGGCTTTTGAGAATTGATATAGAATTTacttcattttaaaaactattaatcGAAAAAATTTAcgatctgaatgagagagagagagagagagagagagagagagagagaaagagagagagcgtaaGGCAACGCATGAACAGTATTAAGAACGAAatttgtgaatccattagaattgttagaagacagaatcgtgattcatatgaacagatttttatgtgcacctctagttttctcttcttctctaaagcagcacaacatggcctTGCTCCCTTTGTTGTGTGTTCCTGGGGGCAGGGTTTGTGACGTAACGGACCTGGGAAGAAGCTTGCTGTAGTCTTTTACCAgccgtttttgtaggcattaaactaacagaattttaaaagatatctccatttgcattcaactTTCAgtgctgcaactttgcagatattgtttatgctcaaacagcaacattatacactaacactaaaagtgaaatcgcaatcaaccacccctttaaagatCATAGATTTATCAAGAGAATGGCATGCCAATATCTGTCTTTTCAGTCTCCATATCCTCTGAAGAGCTCATTATTGAATGAAGTGAGAAGTGTGTCTGAAGTTCTCAAACGCCATGAAGAAAACAGGAAGCCGTGTGAACAGCAAAAGCCCCGGCACAGTCTTTTCCCCCCAAGTCTATCACAAAAGCTAGGGTTGACGCTGCTGCTTCCACAGCGACCTCATTTGCATGCATCCGCCATGGTGTGTTTTGGCTGCTCAGCCTCCGGCTCTGAATGTCTGCTTGATCGATAGCCAGTGAGAGCCCATATGTTTCAAAGGAAGTCAGGGTTGATCTTAATTTTATGGAAAGTGGGTTTTAAAACTATGGCTTGATTGCTGATGCTGAGGGACATGTAACTAAAGACATCTGCAACGCATTCGGAGTTTGGACAATGTTCCCGTTAATCTGGCGGTTCTATTAAATGTGCCCAGAATGCCGGAGTAAATTATGTCTGAGCCCTCAACCATTAGGGATTCAAATCAAGCCACTATAACCCAAGGACAATCATCTGTGTATCTGTACAAGACTGAAACAGTGAAACATATGAGACATTAAAAAAGATGCCATGGTTTAATTTTTATAAGACAatctaattagtttttttatttttttgccttttgtTAAATTTTGTTCTGAGCAGCTGGAAACCATGCAAGCTGCACAACAGATTTCACCTGTTTTCTGACACCTGTGGCCTGGTGCATGAAGCTAGCTCTGAAGCTAAACTCTTgagtatataattaaaaatacatttaaataaatacaatgaagtAAAATTATTCATATCATCAGTTAGATGTCCACATGTAACACAATATGAATACATTTAGTATATAACTCAAAAAtacttaaacatttcatttttatatcttATGTTAAATTAAAACCCCAAAGTTGAAAAAAACCCTGAATGAAAATAGAATAGCATAGAAGTGAAAGTTTTTTTCCTGCAACCACTGAgccaaaaaaaatcatacaaaaagTTATAATTGTAAATTGAGATCTCAAATGTTATTTGAGAAGAAATGATGACTGAAGACAATCTAACACTCCTGCTTTTGGCATGAAGACATAACCCAGACATTTCAGTCATTATGATATCCTCAGGAGTGAGCTCTGACAGTTAAAAAAAGATGTGATATCATGACGCATGACTGAACAGGGTTGATCTTAGCAGAACGCAGCAGACTTACAGTCAAGAACCATTTTTAGCTCCTGCAGAAGAGTTAATTTGGCCGCACTTCtccacactaaaataaaatatgtggagGGGCAAGAGCAGCCGACTCCACCTGACCTGAGTTAAGGATTTGTACAATATAAGCTCACGGTTATAAGGGCATAAACGAACATGATCTATACTCTGACTGCTGAGGAGTATAAATAAACAGTAAGCAGCCCTGGGTCCACAACACATGCTGGGAATAGTGACAGTAAGCTGGGTACGAGCACTGAGAACAGATTAGGCAAAGCCTTTATTAGCCAGGGATTCCAGGTTCAGAGTCTGTTTATTTAGGGACTCCTCCTTCTGCAAATAAGATCCTGACCCTAAAGTTCAGAAAGAGAGAATGGAGAAACCTCAACACACTCACGCTACAGAATTCTTTGGGATGCTTTAAAccttaattaaatgaaaaaaaaaacatcctttttcACAGCTCATAGAGTCTAAAACAGACAATCCAAGTTGAAACATTTGCATGCGGCACAGTTCTGAACCAAACACTTTGCATTTCAGTGTTACTAAGGACAGGTTCTGCCTTCAGGATGACATTTCGTGCCATGCAGACTCTGGGCTTTTCCAGCCCTGCATACAACTAGACACAAGGCATGCTACAAGTGTTCACTCAATACCTGGATATTTGAAAGGCAAATTGGTTTGTTGTGTGTCGATCGACTAATGTGCTATTAGCGTCTACATTTTTTCTTGCTTCTCAAcccaacaaaataatattttcaaacccAAAGTAATAACAGAGTACAGAAAATCAGCTTCTGTGACACTATTTTTGTGTAAAATCTGGTGATCAATGACTCATATGGCCACAGAAATACTGATTTTACATTTCTGATGAAATGTGATTTGACTAGGTTTACCTGGTTTGACCTTATTGGGTAAACTGGTTACCTGGTCATGATGAAGCATGAACACAGTGATTCTTATTTAGATCATTATTCTTAAAAGGCAAAACACTTTTGTTTCCCATTACGCTAGTTTCCAGAAAGCAAGAAACTTATGTAATCACGTATGAATCTAAAACACTGTCTGAAATCTGTTTCGAATTAAAAAGTGTTCAGTAGAGTTTCAGTCTAGCTAACGTCATAACCGAAGTTAGAAGGATTtgatttttcacaaaaatgacaACCAAATTGTAAGTGACGGGTGTAAAGTCTATTCAACAGGCTGTGAAGTAACCTCACTGTTGATTATTCAGCTGATGCAAAACTGAAAATGCCTCTttccaaaaaagtaaaaatcctgaaaaatttctgaaaaaaaagtttcattacaCAGTATTGCACAGACTCGACGCATACtgattatattataatgaatatacTAAGTAgattacatatattaaatgaaaattgtataaatattcatattaaagaaCCCTGACTAAGGTTTATTGCCTGTAAAGCATTAGCTGATGCTAAGACATAGAGGAGGCTACTACTGCATGCTAATTCTCGTGGTTTCCTCTAGGAAAGTTCTCAAAACTGATCCAAACAGGTAATGTGAAGCATGTGTTTCAATTTACTCCATATTATTTATACCACAAGTAACGAAAAGCCCCTGCAAAGACTGGCTGACAGAAGCACATTGCTGGATTTTGAAGTCAAGTTTGCTTTATAccggagacaaaaaaaaaaaaagataaaaacttaaaaaataataataattaatgattttgACCTCATACACCAGGTGTGTAGAaagaaaaattgtattttacatgTATGAGCCAGAATCAAGGGTGACTCCCACCTTCACAGTTAAAGACATGGCTGAGCTCCAAAACAACCACAGCTTTACCCAGACAGGTTTAAGCTGCTGTAAATGCCAAATTATTTAATGAGCAAATTAATAGTTGAAATGCAATCGCCTGTATTGTAAAATtctatattagtatttataataaatgaggATGTCCTACATTTAGTTGCAATGGGTGCAACAGGATCATTTAATGTTAATTCAAAAGGACTCGTGCCGAGATTCAATTTAATTCTAATTCAATTTAGTGGCACAGTTAAAAATAAAGCGGTTTGAAAAGTTGGAATTGGCGATCCACAAGTCGCTATCACGAATTACACAGTGCAggcaaatcaatcaatcaatcaacaaaaCATGGAACATCCATTCGTCAGGCTCTCAAGAAATGATTCAGATGAATCAAATGATTGACCAAAACACCAGAGTGCGAATCCTTTAGAATCCACTGTAATTACCAGTCTAGACACTGAATACTCAAACTGAAATGAACTTACTTTTAATAATTCGTTCGGTGGTCGACAGCTTTTCTTTTGGCTCTTTAGTCGACATCTTCTCACCGTTCAGTCAAGGTTTATTAGCCAGCAAATGAGCAAAGATTCCCTGCTTGTTTGCTGCTGCCAGTCCGAGGAAGGAGAGATCGCAAAGCGGCCAGTGACTCCAAAGGGTCCGAGAACTGTTCAAATTCAGACCAGCGGGCAGGTTTAACGCACTAACACAGCTAATTTAGTCAACACTGAACAACAGCTGGGTACACGGGTCATAGGGCAGCATAATAACATCGCCAGCACACACACGGACTCGAACGCTTGCCCTCGCTAACACCGATCGTCGCCGATAAACTAACGTTAGTAGAATCGAGTCTGGTATCTGTGTTTTCCTGCCGACATTGACCTAACGTTACGTTATCTATCTATCCGTTTTTCTCTATCAGATACCTTGGGCTCGTAGCAACTGGAGCCAGCGACACAAGATGATTAGGGTTTGGTGCGCAATCTTGAACGTTAATCCGATTTTCCACTTTTCAGAGTCAGAACGTCAACTCGCCAGTTTAGCTAGACTCTCATAAGAGAGTTCGGCATAATAATAACGTGCCGAACCACGGCGATTTGTCTTAATAAACATATGTCCTGTCGTGTGAGAACAGCGATTGCGCGACCTACCCGCCCACTCGAGCTAACCATATGGCTAGCAGTAACTTCCAATCACACTCTCGTTCCCAGCTCCTCAGATTAAACGCTAATCTCTAAACCTCAGAAGGATTTCCTGCAATATGGCGGAGCTGAGCCCTCGACGCGCTGGCGTAGGCGTGACGTGGCACGTAAAATGACACGTGCGATGTAGATGGTTAAATGGGTCGTGCTGGGGGTCCCTCGGCTTGGATGGGCATCTCTGAAAAAGAAAGCAGAAAAACTACAAGGCGAAAGCAGTCCATTGAAAAGTGTGACGTTTATCTTTTAAAACCACACTGTAGGTCTCTTGCCACAAAGGAAAAAGTTTTAGGGGACATCTTTGTCAAGATGTTTAAGGGAAACTGTATGATAGCATCACTGTTCAttttgactgtcagtttatgtgctgCCCTCTTCATGCCATTAATGGGTAACAAACTGTATGAGCTTTTGCAGGAGTTTGGATCTTTTCCTTGGGgtcaaaatgtcatttaaagtGGTTTCTGTGGTAATCACTGTTTTTCGAAACTGGGGTTGGGACACACATGGGGAAGCAAGGGGTGCCGAAAtgattaaatttattattatacatttgtatttgtatttatttgttatacaatttattttctgGGCTGTTAAAGTTAAAGTGCAATTAagacattttgaatgtttaacaattttgttttacaataaaagtAACTCTTAAAACTGgttaaaatcaataattattaatcctaatattttttctcactttttttgccatgcttccacaaaaaaaaaaaaaaaagtaaagtgttaAATTTGTATGCTGTCAACAACTAAATATCTTCCTCATCATATTTTTAAGgatttattttcagtgttaaagCTGTGAATTATAAAATCAGCAACCTGGCATGCTTTTCACCTTTTTCGGCATTAAATTTTACCCATATATACTGTGGCTACCAACAGTTTAACCAACTGTATATGCATAGTGGTTACTAAATATAGTGCAAAACCCACtacatttactgtataaacacttgtataataaaaaattgtataatcaattaattatgattatatacTCTCAATGTGTGCAAACAGCATGAATATATATCACATCACTGCTATTTTTCCTCTATCCTAAGAGcattcaaatattcataaaacGGAAAGCTTCAACTGCAAAATGAGGTGGAAAAAGTTGCTCAACAAGGGGCCTCAGCACACAAGCAGCTTTGTCATAACTACAGCACAAATTCAAAATGTTGAGTATGACATGACTGTGTACTCATACTTGCATCCACCAGGGGGAGGCAAATTCTTTGTTAGAGCCTATTGGGTTTATACAAAGAGCAATATTTTTATCTTcagttttttttgaaaatatgttcATGTACCTTGTTTGGTTGTAATGTTGTtgaaataaaggcaaaaaaaaaaaaaaaatatatatatatatattttttatcttcagTAATTAAAACGACCATAAGCCTCATTCCTGAATGAAAGACATGAAAAGGTCAAACTCAAAGAAAAGTATTGggatataatttatttatctttaaaatagAGATGTCCGTTCCATTTACCATGTCTACCACTTTGAACAGACATTACCTAGCACTAAGTCTGCATATTTTACATTAGGAAAGCATACAGCCAAGTTATCTTTTACAAACCTAgtgatcattattatttttttaagacaaagAAAGACCATgtttatacacacaaacaaacaaacaaacagttttcAGGGGTGGAAGCTGGTTTTTCCAGATGGTTGGCAATCCTGTCATAGTATACAATGGTTTTCACAGGTAGTTTGCCAATGTCTAGACATAATGCAGCCTGATTCATGAGGAACCCAGATAATTCTACCTCCATCAGCATCAACATGAAATAGACACCCGAACCCAAGTCTGACAAACACGGAGCGATTTAATTCAAACAGAGCCTGCATACTAACATCTTGGTTCAGCTCATTTAATGAATGTAGTAGCACCAGTGATTAAAGTTAGTGTGTCATCTAAACATTTCTATCATGTCAACTTCCTGAATCTAAGGCAACGTAATTATGGCTCTAACTGTTAAAACATAATAGATATTTAAGTAAAGAGCACTTGTAAAGATGTACCTGTGTAAACACTAAACagaatatatattgaaaaatacatttctaattgcTATAGAAATCTGTTTTAGAACGGGAATGCAAGGAGGAATacgaagaacacacacacacctcaccacAGTGAACAAGTCTTCATCTTAATACCCAGCATAGGCACAAAGTGGCTATTTCAGCGGCAAACACCTGAAGAGACCATAACATACATACTGAAAACAGATCCAGGGTGAAAACAAAAGGCATGAATGAAGGTTACACTACATattaattacagaaaacaagatgtGATATGTAACAGACCTGATGGTGAAGGTAAGTCCAATTTTGCCACTGAATTTATAAGTTAAATAGTATGGCTGTATTAGTTTgattatattaaatatcaattaaaatgtGGGGCTTATGGAAAGGAAGTACATTTCCGATGAACATGAGATGACAAAACTAAACAGGAGGAGGATTATGGTGTTAGTTACAAACCTTAAAATTGTAAATTATGCATCAGCATTAGTTTAAGTATGCTTGGTAATGACAGTGCAAGTGCCAAAATGTTTGCACTTAAGcctaaaaaaactaatttgcacACTTTTCTCCACACATACTACCGTTCACTCACACTCCTTTCGAATTCTAGCTAAGAAGCTCCTTCCAGCGCGAATTTGCTTGTATCTGAGACATAAGGCTCTCTCCATTGTAGCGGCAGCTCTGATCTCCCAATCTCATCCACCACAACAGTACCAAATAACTTCACCCACATTTAACTCAGTTTGTATTAAATCTCCCAGTTTTTCTGCTACAGCACAAAACTGGATCCACTGGAAAAACAAATAGCATCTTTGGCTGCAGGTCCGAAAAAAACCTGAAAAGCAAAAATGGTTGTTTCTTCCCCCCCTAAAAAACTCGGCACAGTTCGGTCTCAGTCTGATTGCATAGGCTTTACTGTTTTGTTAAAGcagctttttttcagaaatgaaattaaattttaagatATCAAAGTGGTTGAACCGACATATTAGCATGAACTTGACaactcaaattaaaacatcaaatCGTAGCTCTTCATATCGGTCTAGATGGCCAACAGAACACCTTTTCTTGAACTTTGATATCTTCATTGTGTATGGGGGCCCCTGAGGTCCGTGTGAATTATTTTTACTTGATCTAAGGCTACTGAGAAGGTCAGAACGGGAACAGCATGACTCCATAACCAGCCATGACTGATCAAATACAAAAGTAGTCTAAAGTGCAAACTGAAGATCCTGTTGCAGATGCCGCTTTGATTGCAGAAAAGTCTTGTTAATTTTACACTTGACAAGACTCCATCTTGGCGTACAATATTTTATAACATGCAGCTTGAAGGATCTACAAAAGGCTTGAATGAATGACCAGTGTACATATCATTTTTTTCTCCATAGACAGTAATGTTCATGATCACTGCATAATGAAGCCTGGCTGGGGTGCCATGCGTGGGGGGGGTCTCTGGGGCAAAGGTGGGGCGTATTGCTGCATGTACATGCTGGGGTATCCCTGGTTAAGAGTGGGTGGCATGTTTCCCACTCTAGGGGGAATAGGGGGGTATGGAGTAGTGGGAGTGAATGGAGAGGCCGCAGCGAATGGAGATGTAGGAGGGTAGGAGACGGCTGCGGTGGGCAGAGCAGGAGGAGTTTGGGTGACTTTAACAGGTGGAAGAGGAGGAGCCCGCCGGGGCATCTGCATGGGAGAACCATTGACCTCTCTATGGAGAGCGGCTGGCCTGGAGGGAAGGTCCTGAGTACAAGAGGGCTGAGGTGCAGCTGGAGCCATGTGGTGTCC contains the following coding sequences:
- the LOC113049917 gene encoding vacuolar protein sorting-associated protein 37B-like: MADSLLDGVTPLDTFIDEYQSKRKLAHMRRVKIEKLEEMVLKGHHMAPAAPQPSCTQDLPSRPAALHREVNGSPMQMPRRAPPLPPVKVTQTPPALPTAAVSYPPTSPFAAASPFTPTTPYPPIPPRVGNMPPTLNQGYPSMYMQQYAPPLPQRPPPRMAPQPGFIMQ